The Saccharomyces cerevisiae S288C chromosome VII, complete sequence genome includes a region encoding these proteins:
- the FMP48 gene encoding protein kinase FMP48 (hypothetical protein; the authentic, non-tagged protein is detected in highly purified mitochondria in high-throughput studies; induced by treatment with 8-methoxypsoralen and UVA irradiation), which translates to MYTKLRSIQSGTFSTVYKAWSTTHNRYVALKITPKYKTSEANMKNEYDVMKILSSCNPHPNICSMLDFYTDDSYYIMVLEYCECGDLYDFLDIAKSQGSPSSPSLIQIDMQKIIKQLCSAISFAHSLGIAHRDIKPENILLTINGDIKLADWGHAIQSPKSNDFQIGTDNYRAPETFSGRVSNSCFKKNFDRSSAPLYNTYQADYWSLGATIFYLMFGDCLFRVSKSKKVQHLKNFDEFEKDPFAFIYRKYVVPRLSCGYNDEEDLHVSLQHTRQYIWQDLPDIYDVFHLCKIMVDTLLKVSNAKERSMENFINEVDSAWNKDSSMDSCFSYQNKIDLFWEQWSVNTETVPAKFQLKNFEKPCLIQDGK; encoded by the coding sequence atgtATACAAAACTAAGATCTATACAATCAGGAACATTTAGCACAGTTTATAAAGCATGGAGTACTACACATAACCGCTACGTCGCTTTAAAGATTACTCCTAAATACAAAACTTCAGAAGCCAACATGAAGAACGAGTATGATGtaatgaagattttgaGTTCTTGTAATCCTCACCCCAACATCTGTTCGATGCTCGACTTTTACACGGATGACTCGTACTACATCATGGTGCTAGAATACTGCGAATGTGGTGATCTTTATGACTTTCTAGATATTGCTAAGAGTCAAGGTAGCCCGTCGTCTCCATCTTTGATTCAAATTGATATGCAAAAGATAATCAAACAACTGTGCTCAGCAATCAGCTTTGCTCACAGCTTGGGTATTGCTCATCGTGATATCAAACcagaaaatattttgctAACGATAAATGGTGACATCAAGTTGGCAGACTGGGGTCACGCTATCCAATCCCCTAAATCTAACGACTTCCAGATTGGTACCGATAATTACAGGGCGCCAGAAACTTTCTCTGGCCGCGTTAGTAACTCTTGTTTTAAGAAGAATTTCGATCGGTCATCGGCTCCATTGTATAACACATACCAAGCTGACTATTGGTCATTGGGTGCCACCATATTTTATCTGATGTTCGGCGATTGCCTTTTTAGAGTCTCCAAATCAAAGAAGGTTCAGCATCTAAAAAATTTCGATgagtttgaaaaagatccATTTGCATTCATTTACAGGAAATACGTAGTACCAAGGCTCTCCTGTGGTTacaatgatgaagaagaccTACACGTTAGCCTGCAGCATACGAGGCAGTACATATGGCAAGATCTACCCGACATTTATGATGTCTTCCATTTGTGCAAGATTATGGTTGATACCTTATTAAAGGTATCGAACGCTAAAGAGAGGTCGATGGAGAATTTCATCAATGAAGTTGATTCTGCATGGAACAAAGATAGCTCGATGGACAGCTGCTTCTCGTACCAAAATAAGATTGATCTGTTTTGGGAACAGTGGTCTGTGAACACGGAAACAGTACCAGCAAAGttccaattgaaaaattttgagaaaCCTTGCCTAATTCAAGATGGAAAATAA
- the TFC4 gene encoding transcription factor TFIIIC subunit TFC4 (Subunit of RNA polymerase III transcription initiation factor complex; one of six subunits of RNA polymerase III transcription initiation factor complex (TFIIIC); part of the TauA domain of TFIIIC that binds BoxA DNA promoter sites of tRNA and similar genes; has TPR motifs; human homolog is TFIIIC-102), protein MAAGKLKKEQQNQSAERESADTGKVNDEDEEHLYGNIDDYKHLIQDEEYDDEDVPHDLQLSEDEYNSERDSSLLAEFSDYGEISEDDEEDFMNAIREASNFKVKKKKKNDKGKSYGRQRKERVLDPEVAQLLSQANEAFVRNDLQVAERLFNEVIKKDARNFAAYETLGDIYQLQGRLNDCCNSWFLAAHLNASDWEFWKIVAILSADLDHVRQAIYCFSRVISLNPMEWESIYRRSMLYKKTGQLARALDGFQRLYMYNPYDANILRELAILYVDYDRIEDSIELYMKVFNANVERREAILAALENALDSSDEESAAEGEDADEKEPLEQDEDRQMFPDINWKKIDAKYKCIPFDWSSLNILAELFLKLAVSEVDGIKTIKKCARWIQRRESQTFWDHVPDDSEFDNRRFKNSTFDSLLAAEKEKSYNIPIDIRVRLGLLRLNTDNLVEALNHFQCLYDETFSDVADLYFEAATALTRAEKYKEAIDFFTPLLSLEEWRTTDVFKPLARCYKEIESYETAKEFYELAIKSEPDDLDIRVSLAEVYYRLNDPETFKHMLVDVVEMRKHQVDETLHRISNEKSSNDTSDISSKPLLEDSKFRTFRKKKRTPYDAERERIERERRITAKVVDKYEKMKKFELNSGLNEAKQASIWINTVSELVDIFSSVKNFFMKSRSRKFVGILRRTKKFNTELDFQIERLSKLAEGDSVFEGPLMEERVTLTSATELRGLSYEQWFELFMELSLVIAKYQSVEDGLSVVETAQEVNVFFQDPERVKMMKFVKLAIVLQMDDEEELAENLRGLLNQFQFNRKVLQVFMYSLCRGPSSLNILSSTIQQKFFLRQLKAFDSCRYNTEVNGQASITNKEVYNPNKKSSPYLYYIYAVLLYSSRGFLSALQYLTRLEEDIPDDPMVNLLMGLSHIHRAMQRLTAQRHFQIFHGLRYLYRYHKIRKSLYTDLEKQEADYNLGRAFHLIGLVSIAIEYYNRVLENYDDGKLKKHAAYNSIIIYQQSGNVELADHLMEKYLSI, encoded by the coding sequence ATGGCAGCaggaaaattgaaaaaggaacaGCAAAATCAATCAGCTGAACGAGAAAGCGCTGATACGGGTAAAGTTAAcgatgaggatgaagagCATCTATACGGAAATATTGATGACTATAAGCATTTGATTCAAGATGAGGAATATGATGACGAGGATGTACCTCATGATCTACAATTAAGCGAAGATGAATATAATTCCGAACGAGACAGTTCTTTGTTGGCAGAATTCTCGGACTACGGTGAAATATCTGAAGACGATGAGGAAGATTTCATGAACGCGATTAGGGAAGCAAGTAACTTTaaggtaaaaaagaagaagaaaaatgacAAAGGTAAATCTTACGGCCgccaaagaaaagaaagagtgCTTGATCCAGAGGTAGCGCAATTACTTTCTCAAGCCAATGAAGCTTTTGTCAGGAATGATTTACAAGTGGCCGAAAGATTATTTAATGAGGtaattaaaaaagatgCACGTAATTTTGCTGCTTACGAGACCCTAGGAGATATATATCAATTGCAAGGAAGGCTTAATGATTGTTGTAACTCTTGGTTCCTGGCAGCTCACCTAAATGCTTCCGATTGGGAATTCTGGAAGATAGTCGCTATACTGTCCGCCGATTTAGATCATGTTAGGCAGGCCATCTACTGCTTTTCCAGGGTAATAAGTTTGAATCCTATGGAATGGGAATCAATTTATCGCCGGTCTATGTTGTACAAGAAGACAGGACAGTTAGCAAGAGCTTTAGATGGATTTCAAAGGCTTTACATGTACAATCCTTATGATGCAAACATATTGAGGGAGTTGGCCATTCTTTATGTTGATTATGATCGGATTGAAGATTCAATTGAGCTCTATATGAAAGTGTTTAATGCTAATGTTGAGAGAAGGGAAGCGATATTAGCTGCTTTAGAAAATGCCTTAGATTCTTCAGACGAAGAAAGCGCCGCAGAAGGGGAGGATGCAGACGAAAAGGAACCCCTTGAACAAGATGAAGATAGGCAGATGTTTCCTGACATcaactggaaaaaaattgatgcaaaatataaatgCATACCATTTGACTGGTCTTCTTTGAACATTCTCGCGGAACTTTTCTTAAAACTCGCAGTTAGTGAGGTCGATGGTATAAAGacaattaaaaaatgtGCACGGTGGATTCAACGCCGCGAAAGCCAGACATTTTGGGATCATGTTCCAGATGATTCAGAATTTGACAATAGAAGGTTTAAAAACAGTACCTTTGATTCACTACTTGCCgcagaaaaggaaaaatcGTATAACATTCCAATCGATATTAGAGTTAGATTGGGATTGTTAAGATTGAACACAGATAACCTTGTTGAAGCTCTgaatcattttcaatgcCTGTATGATGAGACTTTCAGTGACGTTGCGgatttatattttgagGCTGCAACTGCTTTAACAAGGGCTGAAAAGTATAAAGAGGCTATCGATTTCTTTACGCCGTTGTTATCCCTTGAGGAATGGCGTACCACTGACGTCTTCAAACCACTAGCAAGATGCTACAAGGAAATCGAAAGTTATGAAACGGCTAAAGAGTTTTATGAACTAGCTATAAAATCTGAACCAGATGATTTAGATATTCGTGTATCTTTGGCAGAAGTTTACTATCGCTTAAATGATCCAGAGACTTTTAAACATATGTTAGTTGACGTTGTAGAAATGAGGAAACACCAGGTTGATGAAACACTGCACAGGATTTCTAACGAGAAAAGTTCTAACGATACTTCGGATATTTCTAGTAAACCGCTGCTGGAGGATAGTAAATTTAGAACTTtcaggaaaaagaaacgtaCACCTTATGATGCAGAAAGAGAGAGAATAGAAAgggaaagaagaataacGGCAAAAGTCGTTGATAAATAcgaaaagatgaaaaaatttgaactAAATTCAGGTCTCAATGAAGCCAAACAGGCATCTATATGGATCAATACAGTTTCTGAATTAGTTGATATATTTTCGAGCGTTAAGAACTTTTTTATGAAAAGTCGATCCAGGAAATTCGTTGGAATACTAAGGAGAACTAAAAAGTTTAACACCGAGCTTGATTTCCAAATTGAAAGGTTATCTAAGTTAGCTGAAGGAGATAGTGTGTTTGAAGGGCCGCTAATGGAGGAAAGAGTAACCTTAACTTCTGCCACAGAATTGAGAGGATTGTCGTATGAGCAGTGGTTTGAGTTATTTATGGAACTTTCTTTAGTAATCgcaaaatatcaaagtGTTGAAGACGGCCTGAGTGTTGTGGAAACAGCCCAGGAAGTAAACGTGTTCTTCCAGGATCCAGAGAGggttaagatgatgaaatttgtGAAACTAGCTattgttcttcaaatggatgatgaagaggaattGGCCGAAAATTTAAGAGGTTTACTaaatcaatttcaatttaATAGAAAAGTTTTGCAGGTATTTATGTATTCCCTATGTCGAGGACCCTCTTCTCTGAATATTTTGAGCTCTACCattcaacaaaaatttttcttaagACAACTGAAAGCTTTTGACAGTTGTAGATATAATACCGAGGTAAATGGGCAAGCTTCAATTACGAACAAAGAGGTGTACAACCCTAATAAAAAGTCGTCGCCATATTTGTACTATATCTATGCTGTTCTTCTCTATTCCAGTAGGGGCTTTCTTTCAGCCCTACAGTATTTAACTAGGTTGGAAGAGGATATCCCAGATGACCCGATGGTCAATCTTTTAATGGGTCTGTCACATATTCATCGTGCTATGCAGAGACTAACAGCACAAAggcattttcaaatttttcatggATTACGTTATCTATATCGTTATCAtaaaataaggaaaagcCTATATACGGATTTGGAAAAGCAAGAGGCAGACTACAACTTAGGGCGTGCTTTCCATTTAATCGGTCTGGTATCGATTGCAATTGAGTACTATAATAGAGTTCTAGAAAACTACGATGATggaaagttgaaaaaacaTGCTGCCTATAACAGTATTATAATATATCAGCAAAGCGGAAATGTTGAGTTGGCCGACCACCTCATGGAGAAGTATTTAAGTATTTGA
- the SCM4 gene encoding Scm4p (Mitochondrial outer membrane hypothetical protein; predicted to have 4 transmembrane segments; import is mediated by Tom70p and Mim1p; interacts genetically with a cdc4 mutation; SCM4 has a paralog, ATG33, that arose from the whole genome duplication) — MQVSPAIVKGIAVSSLGLYAGILTSSTVISITTPINVLTQHLKNVLCTLGCWSTVLGGLATGAFGLSYYLAAPGERPNYLLCGLGVAPLSAAYLYLVSLFNHKLAPKCTRDQNDLEKQKDEKLPQHHPEVKDGEAACPFSKMNNAKTLKPESERSVKCHSYMSLHMSIVTGITIFTFGKCILDGFKA, encoded by the coding sequence ATGCAAGTCTCCCCAGCTATTGTAAAAGGTATCGCAGTCTCATCATTAGGTTTATACGCCGGTATTTTAACTTCATCTACCGTGATTTCTATTACCACCCCAATAAATGTTCTAACTCaacatttgaagaatgtTTTGTGCACATTAGGATGCTGGAGCACCGTTTTAGGTGGTTTAGCTACTGGTGCCTTTGGACTCAGCTACTATCTAGCTGCACCAGGAGAAAGACCAAACTACCTTTTGTGCGGACTTGGTGTCGCCCCATTATCTGCAGCCTACCTATACTTAGTATCACTGTTCAATCACAAGCTAGCCCCAAAATGCACACGTGACCAAAATGATTTagaaaagcaaaaggatgaaaaattacccCAACATCACCCGGAAGTCAAAGATGGGGAAGCTGCATGCCCATTCTCAAAGATGAACAACGCCAAAACATTAAAACCTGAATCCGAAAGAAGCGTAAAATGTCACTCATACATGTCATTGCACATGAGCATTGTAACCGGTATAACAATTTTTACCTTTGGTAAGTGTATCCTAGATGGATTCAAAGCATGA
- a CDS encoding translation initiation factor 2A (Eukaryotic initiation factor eIF2A; associates specifically with both 40S subunits and 80S ribosomes, and interacts genetically with both eIF5b and eIF4E; physically interacts with Ssd1p, and associates with mRNAs encoding proteins required for cell wall organization, and some of which require the presence of Ssd1p; translational repressor of cell wall-related proteins; interacts physically and genetically with Xrn1p; homologous to mammalian eIF2A): MSSQFFLKTSQDIELFQSYPTFEQSNTNSKDFPVISSVLSPCGRFLALSTKENVKVFTGPCLDNVLLTMKLSDVYDLHFSPAGNYLSTWERASIQDPNHKNVKVWYLNKPFKKDCVSEDIVPAYEYQAKSQSGWFLQFSKLDNYGLRLFKHDLKIVKLSSANADNFDFQSPFAVLSDDETSQHFTTYLISPAEHPTICTFTPEKGGKPAQLIIWALSEGKITKKIASKTFFKADSCQLKWNPLGNAILCLAITDFDSSNKSYYGENTLYLLSFQGVNGTLGGNSVRVSLTTGPVHDFTWSPTSRQFGVIAGYMPATISFFDLRGNVVHSLPQQAKNTMLFSPSGHYILIAGFGNLQGSVEILDRLDKFKCVSKFDATNTSVCKWSPGGEFIMTATTSPRLRVDNGVKIWHVSGSLVFVKEFKELLKVDWRSPCNYKTLENKDEAFFENHIINNWEPLPDSTTSSLDPKISNKSELQIHSSVQEYISQHPSREASSNGNGSKAKAGGAYKPPHARRTGGGRIVPGVPPGAAKKTIPGLVPGMSANKDANTKNRRRRANKKSSETSPDSTPAPSAPASTNAPTNNKETSPEEKKIRSLLKKLRAIETLKERQAVGDKLEDTQVLKIQTEEKVLKDLEKLGWKDE, translated from the coding sequence ATGTCATCTCAGTTTTTCCTGAAAACCTCTCAGGATATAGAGCTCTTCCAAAGCTACCCAACTTTTGAGCAATCCAACACAAACTCCAAGGATTTCCCTGTCATTTCCTCGGTTTTATCGCCATGTGGCAGATTTTTGGCTTTATCTACGAAGGAGAACGTCAAAGTTTTTACAGGTCCATGTTTGGATAACGTTCTATTAACAATGAAGTTGTCCGACGTCTATGACCTACACTTCTCTCCAGCAGGTAACTACTTAAGCACTTGGGAGAGAGCGTCTATACAAGACCCAAATCACAAGAACGTTAAAGTTTGGTATTTGAATAAACCATTTAAGAAAGATTGCGTTTCGGAGGATATAGTCCCTGCTTACGAATATCAAGCCAAATCCCAAAGCGGTTGGTTTTTACAATTCTCCAAATTAGACAATTATGGGCTAAGACTTTTTAAACACGACTTGAAGATTGTTAAATTAAGCTCCGCTAATGCCGACAATTTCGACTTCCAATCTCCGTTTGCTGTCTTGtctgatgatgaaacgTCCCAACATTTCACCACCTACCTAATCTCTCCAGCTGAACATCCAACAATTTGTACTTTCACACCAGAAAAGGGTGGTAAACCGGCTCAATTAATCATATGGGCCCTCTCTGAAGGTAAAATCACCAAGAAAATTGCCTCCAAAACTTTCTTTAAAGCTGATTCCTGCCAATTGAAATGGAATCCATTAGGTAATGctattttatgtttagcTATTACTGATTTTGATTCCTCAAACAAATCATATTATGGTGAAAACACACTATACTTACTGTCTTTCCAAGGTGTCAACGGGACTTTGGGTGGTAACTCTGTACGTGTTTCTTTAACCACTGGACCTGTCCACGATTTCACTTGGTCGCCAACTTCAAGGCAATTCGGTGTCATCGCTGGTTACATGCCAGCAAccatttccttttttgaCTTAAGAGGTAATGTTGTCCATTCATTACCTCAACAAGCCAAAAATACCATGCTTTTCTCTCCCTCTGGTCATTACATTCTTATCGCCGGGTTTGGTAATTTACAGGGCTCCGTGGAAATCCTAGATCGTCTCGACAAATTCAAGTGTGTGAGTAAATTTGACGCTACCAACACTTCTGTCTGCAAATGGTCACCGGGTGGAGAATTTATCATGACAGCTACCACTTCACCAAGATTGAGAGTGGATAACGGCGTTAAAATATGGCATGTATCAGGCTCTTTAGTATTTGTTAAAGAGTTCAAGGAGCTTTTGAAGGTAGACTGGAGGTCACCATGTAATTACAaaactttggaaaacaaagaCGAAGCATTTTTCGAGAACCATATCATTAATAACTGGGAACCGCTACCTGATTCGACCACATCTTCACTTGATCCTAAAATATCCAATAAATCAGAATTGCAAATACATTCTAGCGTTCAAGAGTACATAAGTCAACACCCAAGCAGAGAAGCAAGCTCCAATGGAAACGGATCTAAGGCCAAAGCTGGAGGCGCTTATAAACCACCTCACGCAAGAAGAACAGGCGGTGGACGTATTGTCCCCGGAGTTCCTCCTGGTGCAGCAAAGAAGACCATCCCAGGGCTAGTTCCGGGCATGAGTGCCAACAAGGACGCCAACACCAAGAACAGGAGAAGAAGAGCCAATAAAAAGTCAAGTGAAACGTCACCTGATTCTACTCCGGCCCCATCTGCTCCTGCCTCCACAAATGCCCCCAcaaacaataaagaaacttcTCCAgaggagaagaaaataagatcTTTACTAAAGAAATTAAGGGCTATTGAAACCTTGAAGGAAAGACAGGCCGTCGGTGACAAACTAGAAGATACGCAAGTTCTAAAAATTCaaactgaagaaaaagtgttgaaagatttggaaaagttGGGTTGGAAGGATGAATAA
- a CDS encoding uncharacterized protein (hypothetical protein; mRNA identified as translated by ribosome profiling data) has protein sequence MKTNLISSFAFRPHVRFGFLDFGYSLKSILDVTSQYHFIPIKLAYGLCDPLLIVYPDPSFSLAQAAGEKKKVVFPTYEDVPKLLLTFKQIMNTYRKGSLGQRQRQRVYGRNGNESHST, from the coding sequence ATGAAAACCAATCTAATCTCCTCGTTTGCTTTCCGACCGCATGTAAGGTTCGGCTTTCTTGACTTCGGATATAGCTTAAAGTCGATTCTTGACGTCACTTCGCAATATCATTTCATTCCCATTAAACTGGCGTATGGACTTTGCGATCCTTTATTAATAGTTTATCCGGATCCCAGTTTTAGTTTGGCTCAAGCTGCaggtgaaaagaaaaaagtcgTATTCCCTACGTATGAAGATGTTCCGAAACTACTGTTGACGTTTAAGCAGATTATGAATACGTATAGGAAGGGAAGTTTGGGACAGAGACAGAGACAGAGAGTGTACGGGCGAAATGGGAATGAATCACATTCTACGTAA
- the UFD1 gene encoding polyubiquitin-binding protein UFD1 (Substrate-recruiting cofactor of the Cdc48p-Npl4p-Ufd1p segregase; polyubiquitin binding protein that assists in the dislocation of misfolded, ERAD substrates that are subsequently delivered to the proteasome for degradation; involved in regulated destruction of ER membrane proteins such as HMG-CoA reductase (Hmg1/2p) and cytoplasmic proteins (Fbp1p); involved in mobilizing membrane bound transcription factors by regulated Ub/proteasome-dependent processing (RUP)): protein MFSGFSSFGGGNGFVNMPQTFEEFFRCYPIAMMNDRIRKDDANFGGKIFLPPSALSKLSMLNIRYPMLFKLTANETGRVTHGGVLEFIAEEGRVYLPQWMMETLGIQPGSLLQISSTDVPLGQFVKLEPQSVDFLDISDPKAVLENVLRNFSTLTVDDVIEISYNGKTFKIKILEVKPESSSKSICVIETDLVTDFAPPVGYVEPDYKALKAQQDKEKKNSFGKGQVLDPSVLGQGSMSTRIDYAGIANSSRNKLSKFVGQGQNISGKAPKAEPKQDIKDMKITFDGEPAKLDLPEGQLFFGFPMVLPKEDEESAAGSKSSEQNFQGQGISLRKSNKRKTKSDHDSSKSKAPKSPEVIEID from the coding sequence atgttttCTGGCTTTAGTTCTTTTGGCGGCGGAAATGGTTTTGTAAATATGCCTCAAACGTTTGAGGAGTTCTTTAGATGCTACCCTATAGCTATGATGAATGATAGAATACGGAAGGATGACGCAAACTTCGGCGGGAAAATATTCCTGCCACCAAGTGCTCTAAGCAAACTATCCATGTTGAACATAAGATACCCCATGCTTTTTAAACTAACTGCCAATGAAACTGGACGTGTGACACATGGAGGTGTTTTAGAATTTATTGCTGAAGAGGGCAGAGTTTACTTACCACAATGGATGATGGAAACTTTGGGTATACAGCCAGGATCTCTACTGCAAATTTCATCTACTGATGTACCTCTGGGCCAGTTTGTGAAGTTAGAACCTCAGTCTGTAGATTTCTTGGATATTTCCGACCCCAAAGCAGTTTTGGAAAACGTACTGAGGAATTTCTCGACTTTGACCGTGGACGATGTTATTGAGATTAGTTACAATGgtaaaactttcaaaattaagATCTTAGAAGTCAAACCAGAATCATCATCGAAGAGTATATGTGTCATTGAAACAGATTTAGTAACAGATTTTGCTCCACCTGTAGGATATGTGGAACCGGATTACAAAGCGCTGAAAGCTCAGcaagataaagaaaaaaagaattcttTTGGTAAGGGCCAAGTTTTGGATCCCTCGGTGCTTGGCCAGGGATCGATGTCCACAAGAATCGACTATGCGGGTATCGCTAACAGTAGCAGAAACAAACTATCTAAATTTGTAGGTCAGGGACAAAACATATCTGGTAAAGCTCCGAAAGCGGAGCCCAAGCAAGATATAAAAGATATGAAGATAACGTTTGATGGCGAGCCCGCCAAGCTAGATCTGCCTGAAGGCCAATTATTCTTTGGTTTCCCAATGGTCCTACCGaaagaagacgaagaaagTGCCGCTGGTAGCAAATCCAGTGAACAAAATTTCCAAGGCCAAGGGATCTCACTAAGGAAGAGCAATAAGAGAAAAACGAAAAGTGACCATGATTCGTCCAAGTCCAAGGCTCCCAAAAGCCCGGAAGTAATCGAAATTGACTAA
- the MCO32 gene encoding Mco32p (hypothetical protein), which yields MLLKCVCRAGIISIKGIFPRWYSNSQKVANLGQITDYLVVKGVPNLLQKMFKESVLADNVVFRLFPTSHPYIPVLHGKSKYMASLNAMRMIVRKFILGDECRLHISSVKTLTSTSHDEEVKSALQSYNTITCNDKLVIKWQSCIPEDHCKITKLEINDRLKEEKRGNGAGGSFSMRSVPVIDYILHPTANNLNQSVISEYLENAAERSMENKVNETQNSKEDEKKKNDGDGKRSKKKRLSRLIKGTFIFEFNEENSKILVHTIEDVELIHYEKKIATRGAFAC from the coding sequence ATGTTACTAAAGTGTGTTTGCAGAGCCGGCATAATATCTATCAAAGGAATCTTTCCTCGATGGTACTCCAATTCTCAAAAAGTGGCCAATTTGGGGCAAATAACAGATTATTTAGTGGTTAAAGGTGTTCCCAATTTGTTACAAAAAATGTTCAAGGAGTCAGTGTTGGCGGATAACGTTGTTTTTAGACTATTTCCAACATCGCATCCATATATTCCAGTGTTACAtggaaaatcaaaatacaTGGCTTCTTTGAATGCAATGCGAATGATAGTACGAAAGTTTATCTTGGGCGATGAATGTCGCTTGCATATAAGTTCAGTAAAGACTCTAACATCGACATCGCatgatgaagaagttaAATCTGCTCTTCAGAGTTATAATACCATAACATGTAATGACAAATTGGTGATCAAATGGCAAAGCTGCATACCGGAAGACCATTGCAAGATTACCAAATTAGAAATTAATGACAGATTGAAAGAGGAGAAACGAGGCAATGGTGCAGGCGgttcattttcaatgagGTCGGTACCAGTCATAGACTACATTTTACATCCTACAGCCAATAATTTGAACCAAAGTGTTATCTCTGAGTACCTTGAAAATGCAGCTGAAAGGTCAATGGAAAATAAGGTCAACGAAACTCAAAATTCCAAAGAAgatgagaagaagaaaaatgatgGCGACGGTAaaagaagtaaaaaaaagagattaTCCCGGCTGATTAAGGGAACATTCATATTCGAATTTAACGAAGAAAATTCGAAAATTCTGGTTCATACCATTGAAGATGTTGAACTGATCCATTACGAGAAGAAAATTGCCACTCGCGGTGCATTTGCATGTTAA